From a region of the Drosophila virilis strain 15010-1051.87 chromosome 3, Dvir_AGI_RSII-ME, whole genome shotgun sequence genome:
- the bip1 gene encoding uncharacterized protein bip1 isoform X2 produces the protein MAKTRIKTTPLRISKPSKITTEAITTTTTEAITAAVTAATTGTASAKPMADSTTIELVDSSSGNGHALKQGTQEQSVTTITPVPQRSHSICSSSSVSSDVQSISSDYEASMPLSALVNAHAQHGTGKATNGLAKKRKLYLITEKADEKNGSNLASGQKRKMFVVVEQEKDTAAKKLMIVTDKPQANLTQHLEKFLPEILSCIQGKEQQAQAKVKHPLTKHQAVKQEPLPVKPVLPTIQKPHITLPPKKNPTNFVKLEGSPGITLPASVSIVPVEPVKESPPPPETETNINLSPDFRFLMKILPKLEQLPEPHKQHVKRSIQIFVEESYSHYGKKE, from the exons ATGGCCAAGACGCGCATCAAGACGACGCCGCTGCGTATATCCAAGCCAAgcaaaataacaacagaagcgataacaacaacaacaacagaagcaataacagcagcagtaacagcagcaacaacagggaCAGCATCTGCTAAGCCCATGGCAGACAGCACAACAATTGAGCTGGTCGAT aGCTCCAGTGGGAACGGGCATGCACTGAAGCAGGGCACGCAGGAGCAGTCGGTGACCACGATAACACCCGTACCGCAGCGCTCCCACTCGATATGCTCATCCTCGTCCGTCTCCAGCGATGTGCAGTCCATCAGCTCCGACTATGAGGCCAGCATGCCGCTGTCCGCTTTGGTGAATGCACACGCCCAGCACGGCACAGGCAAAGCAACGAATGGGCTGGCCAAGAAGCGCAAGCTGTATTTGATAACGGAGAAGGCGGATGAAAAGAATGGCAGCAACCTGGCCAGCGGGCAGAAGCGTAAAATGTTTGTGGTCGTGGAGCAGGAGAAGGATACGGCTGCCAAGAAACTAATGATTGTTACGGACAAACCACAAGCGAATCTCACACAGCATTTGGAGAAATTCCTGCCGGAGATTCTCAGCTGCATACAGGGCAAGGAGCAGCAGGCACAGGCGAAGGTCAAGCACCCCCTGACCAAGCATCAGGCGGTCAAGCAGGAGCCGCTTCCAGTGAAACCAGTGCTTCCAACCATTCAGAAGCCGCACATAACGCTTCCGCCCAAAAAGAATCCCACGAACTTTGTCAAGCTGGAAGGCTCGCCCGGCATTACATTGCCTGCCAGCGTGTCCATTGTGCCCGTGGAGCCAGTCAAGgagtcgccgccgccgccggagACGGAGACCAACATAAATCTGTCGCCCGACTTTCGGTTTCTCATGAAGATATTGCCCAAACTGGAGCAGCTGCCCGAACCGCACAAACAGCACGTCAAGCGTTCCATACAGATCTTTGTGGAGGAGAGCTACAGCCATTACGGCAAGAAGGAGTAG
- the PolH gene encoding DNA polymerase eta: MSNSTRAFVGMQNKYDRVVLLVDMDCFFCQVEEKQQPEYQGKPLAVVQYNPWRGGGIIAVNYAARAKGVTRHMRGDEAKELCHDIILCQVPNIREKADTGKYRDAGKEVANVLQRFTNLLERASVDEAYLDITETVNQRVEQLQAGSFALKPQELVNCHAVGYDNIGDYVNKITNRFANPYVDDERYMLAYDPNDLPAVRQSDLRLLIGACIAGEVRAAVKAETGYECSAGIAHNKILAKLAAGMNKPNKQTILPLAEIPALFDQLPVGKIKGLGGKFGETVCETLGVKFLGQVLKYSEKELQRKLDEKNGSWLHNIARGIDLEAVTPRFYSKSIGCCKKFPGRNNITGLKTLQHWLGELASEMNDRLEKDFIENNRKAKQMVVQYVQDVDGQEVASSRSTPINHYDQETLAKQALELIRTNTKTFLRAGSEAALNNAIKFLGISVGKFETASSAQNSLQTMFANQAAKKRRISVEDSERVIEKSSLAQKPQKQTEEAKMKSFFANYLQAHKDEQNVKDNLETNVNPSEMNAKPATEPEEPPAETRPPNAALSPKKSFFEAYKRKLIDATVAEESSDDKATPTATPPEFKESFFANYLQQQKEVSKNVEQKNESAADNSDSSDMQGLAAELDEIELSSTNLQQQAPERPSTSKRKLEHENSMKAATSNDFTSTYAEYAQPELRADLIRLVKCDECGVQIPDDVKALQTHRDHHYAQQLSRQLRVEQREEMQRSRLNDTTASVVSPTTKPVPAKKGKKVGGTAVTTVPKPINSITKFLAPKQSLEPPPSCSNSPMEICAECKTYIKTVDMPEHLDFHMAKKLQRELNQLEVRTINTSTNKKTTSPAAKKQLNSTLNSTAANNSITKFFTQSS; encoded by the exons ATGAGCAATTCAACGCGTGCCTTTGTTGGCATGCAAAACAAATACGACCGTGTTGTCCTGCTGGTGGACATGGATTGCTTTTTCTGCCAGGTCGAGGAGAAACAACAGCCCGAGTATCAAGGCAAGCCTCTGGCTGTGGTGCAATACAATCCTTGGCGCGGAGGCGGCATTATAGCTGTCAATTATGCGGCACGCGCCAAAGGCGTGACACGCCACATGCGCGGCGACGAGGCCAAGGAGCTGTGTCACGACATAATCCTCTGCCAGGTGCCCAACATTCGAGAAAAGGCGGATACGGGCAAATATCGAGATGCTGGCAAAGAGGTCGCAAATGTGCTGCAGCGTTTCACCAATCTGCTGGAACGCGCCTCCGTCGACGAGGCCTATCTGGACATTACAGAGACAGTCAATCAGCGCgtggagcagctgcaggcg GGCTCCTTTGCTCTGAAGCCCCAGGAGCTGGTCAATTGCCATGCCGTTGGCTACGATAACATTGGCGACTATGTCAATAAGATAACAAATCGATTTGCCAATCCCTATGTCGACGATGAGCGTTACATGCTTGCCTACGATCCCAACGATTTGCCCGCTGTGCGCCAAAGCGACTTGCGTCTCTTGATCGGAGCCTGCATTGCGGGTGAAGTGCGTGCGGCGGTCAAGGCAGAGACTGGCTATGAATGCTCAGCGGGCATTGCACACAACAAAATACTCGCCAAGCTGGCGGCGGGCATGAATAAGCCCAACAAACAGACAATTCTACCGCTGGCGGAGATACCTGCGCTCTTTGACCAGCTGCCTGTGGGCAAGATCAAGGGTTTGGGTGGAAAATTCGGTGAGACGGTCTGTGAGACGCTGGGCGTTAAGTTTCTGGGCCAGGTGCTCAAATACAGCGAAAAGGAACTGCAACGCAAGCTGGACGAAAAGAATGG CTCCTGGCTGCATAATATTGCACGTGGCATCGACTTGGAGGCGGTCACGCCCCGATTTTACTCCAAGAGCATTGGCTGCTGCAAGAAATTTCCCGGCCGCAACAACATAACAGGTCTCAAGACCCTCCAACACTGGCTAGGCGAGCTGGCCAGCGAGATGAACGATCGCCTGGAAAAGGATTTCATAGAAAATAATCGCAAGGCCAAGCAAATGGTTGTGCAGTATGTGCAGGACGTCGATGGCCAGGAGGTGGCCAGCTCCCGTTCGACGCCGATCAATCATTATGACCAGGAGACGCTGGCTAAGCAAGCCCTGGAGCTGATCAGGACCAATACGAAAACCTTTCTGCGTGCGGGCAGCGAGGCGGCACTCAATAATGCCATAAAATTTCTGGGCATCAGCGTGGGCAAATTCGAAACGGCATCCAGTGCGCAAAACAGCCTGCAAACCATGTTCGCCAATCAGGCGGCCAAAAAGCGTCGCATCAGCGTGGAGGATAGTGAAAGAGTGATAGAGAAATCGAGCCTGGCACAGAAGCCACAGAAGCAAACTGAAGAGGCCAAAATGAAGAGTTTCTTTGCCAATTACTTGCAAGCGCACAAAGATGAACAAAATGTCAAGGATAATTTGGAAACGAATGTAAATCCATCAGAAATGAATGCAAAACCAGCAACTGAGCCAGAAGAGCCTCCTGCAGAAACGAGGCCCCCAAATGCAGCATTGTCACCGAAGAAAAGTTTCTTTGAAGCCTACAAGCGCAAGTTGATTGATGCCACTGTGGCAGAAGAGTCCAGCGACGACAAGGCAACGCCTACTGCCACACCGCCTGAATTCAAGGAAAGCTTCTTTGCCAATTATCTGCAACAGCAAAAGGAAGTTAGCAAAAATGTGGAGCAAAAAAATGAGTCTGCAGCTGATAACAGCGATTCATCTGACATGCAGGGCTTGGCCGCAGAACTGGATGAGATAGAACTAAGCAGCACAAatctacaacaacaagctcCTGAACGGCCCTCCACATCAAAGCGTAAATTAGAGCATGAAAATTCCATGAAAGCCGCGACGAGCAACGACTTTACAAGCACTTATGCGGAGTACGCACAGCCCGAGCTGCGTGCAGATCTTATTAGATTGGTCAAGTGCGATGAGTGTGGCGTGCAAATACCAGACGATGTTAAGGCATTGCAAACCCATCGGGATCATCACTATGCGCAGCAACTAAGCCGTCAACTGCGCGTTGAACAGCGCGAGGAAATGCAACGTAGTCGCCTAAATGATACAACTGCGTCGGTTGTCTCACCCACGACAAAGCCAGTGCCAGCGAAGAAAGGTAAAAAGGTGGGCGGAACCGCCGTAACAACGGTCCCGAAGCCCATCAACAGCATTACCAAATTTTTGGCACCCAAGCAGTCGCTGGAGCCGCCGCCCAGCTGCAGCAATTCACCCATGGAGATCTGCGCCGAGTGCAAAACGTACATTAAAACTGTGGATATGCCGGAGCACTTGGATTTCCATATGGCCAAAAAGCTACAGCGTGAACTCAACCAACTGGAGGTGCGCACAATAAATACCTCAACGAACAAGAAGACAACATCGCCTGCTGCCAAGAAGCAGCTAAACAGTACCTTAAATTCTACAGCCGCGAATAATTCCATTACCAAGTTTTTTACCCAAAGTAGTTGA
- the bip1 gene encoding uncharacterized protein bip1 isoform X1, giving the protein MSTLRICKAMSLHPRANIPTADSEQAANASSRICLMGCEASPAELRRFPVHDTSRCNYWLRHFGVSDQLVEELGGLKKLRICFRHFSQRKAMAKTRIKTTPLRISKPSKITTEAITTTTTEAITAAVTAATTGTASAKPMADSTTIELVDSSSGNGHALKQGTQEQSVTTITPVPQRSHSICSSSSVSSDVQSISSDYEASMPLSALVNAHAQHGTGKATNGLAKKRKLYLITEKADEKNGSNLASGQKRKMFVVVEQEKDTAAKKLMIVTDKPQANLTQHLEKFLPEILSCIQGKEQQAQAKVKHPLTKHQAVKQEPLPVKPVLPTIQKPHITLPPKKNPTNFVKLEGSPGITLPASVSIVPVEPVKESPPPPETETNINLSPDFRFLMKILPKLEQLPEPHKQHVKRSIQIFVEESYSHYGKKE; this is encoded by the exons ATGAGCACTCTACGCATTTGCAAGGCCATGTCCCTGCATCCCCGCGCAAACATACCGACTGCTGATTCAGAACAGGCAGCCAATGCCAGCTCGAGGATATGTCTAATGGGCTGCGAGGCGAGCCCAGCGGAGCTGCGACGCTTTCCAGTGCACGATACGAGTCG CTGCAACTATTGGCTGAGGCactttggagtgagcgaccaACTGGTGGAGGAACTTGGCGGACTGAAAAAGCTGCGCATCTGCTTCAGGCACTTCAGCCAGCGCAAGGCAATGGCCAAGACGCGCATCAAGACGACGCCGCTGCGTATATCCAAGCCAAgcaaaataacaacagaagcgataacaacaacaacaacagaagcaataacagcagcagtaacagcagcaacaacagggaCAGCATCTGCTAAGCCCATGGCAGACAGCACAACAATTGAGCTGGTCGAT aGCTCCAGTGGGAACGGGCATGCACTGAAGCAGGGCACGCAGGAGCAGTCGGTGACCACGATAACACCCGTACCGCAGCGCTCCCACTCGATATGCTCATCCTCGTCCGTCTCCAGCGATGTGCAGTCCATCAGCTCCGACTATGAGGCCAGCATGCCGCTGTCCGCTTTGGTGAATGCACACGCCCAGCACGGCACAGGCAAAGCAACGAATGGGCTGGCCAAGAAGCGCAAGCTGTATTTGATAACGGAGAAGGCGGATGAAAAGAATGGCAGCAACCTGGCCAGCGGGCAGAAGCGTAAAATGTTTGTGGTCGTGGAGCAGGAGAAGGATACGGCTGCCAAGAAACTAATGATTGTTACGGACAAACCACAAGCGAATCTCACACAGCATTTGGAGAAATTCCTGCCGGAGATTCTCAGCTGCATACAGGGCAAGGAGCAGCAGGCACAGGCGAAGGTCAAGCACCCCCTGACCAAGCATCAGGCGGTCAAGCAGGAGCCGCTTCCAGTGAAACCAGTGCTTCCAACCATTCAGAAGCCGCACATAACGCTTCCGCCCAAAAAGAATCCCACGAACTTTGTCAAGCTGGAAGGCTCGCCCGGCATTACATTGCCTGCCAGCGTGTCCATTGTGCCCGTGGAGCCAGTCAAGgagtcgccgccgccgccggagACGGAGACCAACATAAATCTGTCGCCCGACTTTCGGTTTCTCATGAAGATATTGCCCAAACTGGAGCAGCTGCCCGAACCGCACAAACAGCACGTCAAGCGTTCCATACAGATCTTTGTGGAGGAGAGCTACAGCCATTACGGCAAGAAGGAGTAG
- the LOC6622746 gene encoding uncharacterized protein translates to MVKILQAYNFARQQTFALNGDILAATLIGNNRIAISSAEQFIEIYDIAGKQQQQQQQQPQLEQQDNAMQEDQTAAGGTGDAASPTPTPAIDERMPVRYTLATVGEVVQLIYCEAGKYLLTLEKEQAGSPVHSNSTSISCTSSSNSNTVCSEDDTKMFVRIYANFWKFPDAKLNELPITIRIASMTTPKTPLVESIDVIELPLRSPPDLVQSCQTSGNIIVSSRDRIYLYEYTQCVHENTQPRFSFIDFLPFKFFVQLNFVPLRLCLAENVIACLSHRYCVAFKVVDALANKTTTASAPAHEHSCLDNDYAGDEPLSESLSLGSKASAAAASSTHSQQSCESDSLQSSSSAKPALVSGPGLAGRTPLDFNVARLVNTAYGREFEPELHSQWDQCENGSNRSVGQEDGTQEITITPQRAADIKIKLINEAKAMNVRGIGAGGNSATEDVSVQYDIRKLLQICMRTSEPQSRVLDILRCMDLKAIYQRSSEQQLEEDDEYDMGNQQVPSAVTTFKHANRRTLKSSQHQRCVGHALLVASSVDGYLFQFCGQGKWYSENEKPVASYSFTAPVLQVHLNDYVVYAVTSESVETHTSRIGHKLFHNRFEYPSIGGLFPEESSPDVSSAIAVIGLAAFMHVQFVCVNREQLVLITNTALEQHKRRSTGEVAVVAVKRNIAARFLAEAKAKHNSLLRSSSAVQSSVVNEWTLYNLEVPKVEHIVEDLEGIAESYRSASSSNFYDLMEEAHVMLRLSLTLQGERFGVDREQELRKMFIANCRKLADFSIRSHKQEVYLQATGFYKMCQLQLVDIYNNYIQEFMDSEQAVETAQLAGLIYTVKLFLLGLGTDRLRSSFLHQTVAPYFTPARVLQQGYKQVPLSLEFLNMFIKHAPADIPQIMLSSPVVADAMSGELINYLKYLTTLTPDETLLLAVTACRMSNYLLAQEIISKCTRRTLAVALIKHKNVLFDDSTVLYQRRQQPEQQQSQLTARKRSRRGATQTKGKSSGGCAATPTLSAIISFSDFCETILLANEQPALIEAISDAFIHALCIEHSIKLDVVLQLFLNYIASHIGQKGYQTSQKVFVNILQVYYYDLYDVSSSLQPHEVRSQTPPQLDDDYDDECSSSRAPSLHSEADVQSLSSSCASSAPDERSLSGRQQRIVYDQLQDQQGGSPFQKRSSNASLSQPQPDDDVAATNLKGLKILFRMYMGRLKALSDLITDLQSADVEQQSGREEFLNLRMECIAYMVGMAPNYCSKPSVRQASEPNQSNKLIFVPYIPDYKLAEGEEFEQHIKAYIRPIPCLLERPQYLNRLPPFERSDFSYPKKDEGEFEVRFTGWHNELLTLTLKIQSLLASSKVDREIISEFLAFIQKSPHLMGIDSFLVIILPKNLAINYMLSFCPAFLWQYGKSCGFTPKHWESLLRKILSKQEALPNWKTHIAEILNNLVAELSFEELLQCFPSEVIQNRNTAQYFAKEFAETCVLYEHEQLVFQTPEQPADSRQHLPMDNIDEDNVFELTLRKAVAKQRSIALRSMIESTGTQLFDATSNPMYNL, encoded by the exons ATGGTGAAGATATTGCAGGCCTACAACTTTGCCAGGCAGCAGACGTTTGCTCTCAATGGCGACATTCTGGCAGCCACCCTAATTGGCAACAATCGCATCGCCATCAGCAGCGCCGAGCAGTTCATTGAGATCTATGACATAGCcggaaagcaacagcagcagcagcagcagcagccacaattGGAGCAGCAGGACAATGCAATGCAGGAGGATCAGACAGCGGCTGGTGGCACGGGAGATGCAGCTTCGCCAACGCCGACGCCAGCGATTGATGAACGCATGCCCGTCAGGTACACATTGGCCACGGTCGGCGAGGTGGTGCAGCTAATCTATTGCGAGGCTG GCAAATACCTTCTGACCCTGGAAAAGGAGCAGGCCGGCAGTCCGGTGCACTCGAATAGCACCAGCATAAGCTGCACATcgagcagcaatagcaacacaGTTTGCTCCGAGGATGATACAAAGATGTTTGTGCGTATCTATGCAAACTTTTGGAAGTTTCCCGATGCCAAGCTGAACGAGCTGCCGATCACAATACGCATCGCCTCGATGACAACGCCTAAGACGCCGCTGGTGGAGAGCATTGATGTGATTGAGCTGCCGCTGCGCAGTCCGCCAGACCTGGTGCAAAGCTGCCAGACGTCGGGCAACATCATTGTGAGCAGCAGGGATCGCATCTATCTGTATGAGTACACGCAGTGCGTGCACGAGAATACCCAGCCGAGATTCTCCTTCATCGATTTTCTGCCCTTCAAATTCTTTGTGCAGCTCAACTTTGTGCCGCTGCGCCTATGTCTGGCCGAGAACGTCATCGCCTGCCTCAGTCATCGCTATTGTGTGGCCTTCAAGGTGGTGGACGCGCTGGCTAACAAGACGACGACAGCGTCTGCGCCGGCGCACGAGCACAGCTGCCTGGACAACGATTACGCGGGCGATGAGCCCCTGTCCGAGTCTCTGAGCTTGGGTAGCAAAGCGAGCGCAGCGGCGGCCAGCAGCACGCATAGCCAGCAGAGCTGCGAAAGCGACTCACTGCAATCCTCGAGCAGCGCCAAGCCAGCATTGGTAAGCGGTCCGGGCTTGGCTGGACGCACGCCTCTCGATTTCAATGTGGCACGACTCGTGAACACCGCCTACGGTCGTGAATTCGAGCCCGAGCTGCATTCACAGTGGGATCAGTGCGAGAATGGTAGCAATCGCAGCGTCGGCCAGGAAGATGGCACACAGGAGATAACCATAACGCCACAACGGGCCGCGGACATCAAAATAAAGCTTATCAACGAGGCGAAGGCCATGAATGTGCGAGGCATTGGTGCCGGCGGGAACAGTGCGACGGAAGATGTATCCGTACAGTACGACATACGCAAACTGCTGCAGATATGCATGCGGACATCGGAGCCGCAGTCGCGGGTCTTGGATATACTGCGCTGCATGGACCTAAAGGCCATATACCAGCGcagcagcgagcagcagctggaggaggACGACGAGTACGACATGGGCAACCAGCAGGTGCCCAGTGCTGTCACCACATTCAAGCATGCAAATCGCCGCACGCTCAAATCCTCGCAGCATCAGCGCTGTGTGGGCCATGCGCTGCTCGTGGCCAGCAGTGTGGATGGCTATTTGTTTCAGTTCTGCGGCCAGGGCAAGTGGTACAGCGAGAACGAAAAGCCGGTGGCCAGCTATAGTTTTACGGCGCCCGTGCTGCAGGTGCATTTAAACGATTATGTCGTCTATGCGGTCACCTCGGAGTCTGTGGAAACGCATACCTCACGCATCGGCCACAAGCTGTTTCATAATCGTTTCGAGTATCCGAGCATTGGCGGTCTGTTTCCGGAGGAGTCCTCGCCAGACGTCAGCTCGGCCATTGCCGTCATTGGCCTGGCCGCCTTTATGCATGTGCAGTTCGTGTGCGTCAACCGGGAGCAGCTCGTCCTAATCACAAACACAGCGCTCGAGCAGCACAAGCGTCGCAGCACTGGCGAGGTCGCCGTGGTAGCAGTTAAGCGCAACATTGCGGCCAGGTTCTTGGCCGAGGCAAAGGCCAAGCACAACAGCTTGCTGAGAAGCAGCAGTGCTGTCCAGTCCTCGGTGGTTAACGAGTGGACGCTGTATAATCTGGAGGTGCCCAAGGTGGAGCACATTGTCGAGGATCTCGAAGGCATTGCCGAATCGTATCGCAGCGCAAGCAGCTCCAACTTTTATGATCTCATGGAGGAGGCGCATGTCATGCTTAGACTCAGCCTCACACTGCAGGGCGAGCGTTTTGGCGTGGACAGGGAACAGGAGTTGCGAAAAATGTTTATCGCCAATTGTCGAAAATTGGCCGACTTTTCAATACG CTCCCATAAACAAGAGGTTTATTTGCAAGCAACTGGTTTCTACAAGATGTGCCAGCTGCAATTGGTGGACATTTACAACAACTATATTCAGGAGTTTATGGACAGCGAACAGGCTGTGGAAACAGCGCAGCTGGCTGGACTCATCTATACCGTTAAACTGTTTCTGCTTGGCCTGGGCACAGATCGTCTGAGGTCTTCGTTTCTACACCAGACCGTGGCACCGTACTTTACACCCGCCCGGGTGCTACAGCAGGGCTATAAGCAGGTGCCGCTCTCGCTGGAGTTTCTCAACATGTTCATTAAACATGCTCCTGCGGATATACCACAGATAATGCTTAGCTCGCCGGTGGTAGCCGATGCCATGAGCGGAGAGTTAATCAACTATCTGAAATACTTGACGACGCT CACACCCGATGAGACTCTTCTGTTGGCTGTAACTGCATGTCGCATGTCCAACTATTTGCTGGCCCAGGAAATAATATCCAAGTGCACGCGTCGCACTTTGGCCGTGGCGCTGATCAAGCACAAGAACGTGCTCTTCGATGACAGCACAGTGCTCTATCAGCGGCGACAGCAaccggagcagcagcagtcccAGCTCACGGCTCGTAAACGTTCCCGTCGCGGCGCCACACAAACGAAGGGCAAGTCTTCAGGTGGCTGCGCAGCGACGCCCACGCTCAGTGCCATTATTTCGTTCTCGGATTTCTGTGAGACCATTCTGCTGGCCAATGAGCAGCCCGCACTGATCGAAGCCATAAGCGATGCGTTCATTCACGCCCTGTGCATTGAGCATAGCATTAAGCTGGATGTGGTGCTACAGCTGTTCCTCAACTATATCGCCTCGCATATTGGCCAGAAGGGCTATCAGACCTCGCAGAAGGTCTTTGTCAACATATTGCAAGTGTACTATTATGATCTGTACGATGTGAGCTCTTCGCTGCAGCCGCATGAGGTGCGCTCGCAAACGCCGCCTCAGCTGGACGATGACTACGATGATGAATGCAGCAGCTCGCGAGCACCCTCTCTGCACAGTGAGGCGGATGTCCAATCTTTGTCTAGCTCTTGCGCCAGCTCCGCGCCCGATGAGCGTTCGTTAAGTGGCCGCCAGCAGCGCATTGTGTACGATCAGTTGCAGGATCAACAGGGCGGATCGCCCTTTCAAAAGCGTAGCTCTAACGCTTCACTTTCGCAGCCGCAACCCGACGACGATGTGGCTGCCACAAATCTGAAGGGCCTGAAAATACTCTTTCGCATGTATATGGGCCGCTTAAAGGCTCTGAGCGATCTCATTACCGATCTGCAATCCGCCGATGTCGAACAGCAAAGCGGCCGCGAGGAATTCTTGAATCTGCGAATGGAATGCATTGCATATATGGTTGGCATGGCGCCTAATTACTGCAGCAAGCCGAGCGTACGCCAGGCGAGCGAACCAAATCAATCAAACAAGCTAATCTTTGTACCATACATTCCCGACTATAAACTGGCCGAGGGCGAGGAATTTGAACAGCATATCAAAGCCTATATACGACCCATACCATGCTTGCTGGAACGACCCCAATACTTGAACCGTTTACCACCTTTTGAGCGCAGCGATTTTAGTTATCCCAAAAAGGACGAAGGCGAGTTCGAGGTGCGCTTCACAGGCTGGCACAACGAGCTCTTGACGCTGACGCTTAAGATTCAAAGTCTACTGGCCTCCAGCAAGGTGGATCGGGAGATTATTTCAGAGTTTTTGGCTTTCATACAGAAATCGCCCCACTTAATGGGCATAGATAGCTTCTTGGTCATAATATTGCCTAAAAATTTGGCTATCAATTATATGTTGAGTTTTTGTCCTGCCTTCCTGTGGCAGTATGGCAAG TCCTGTGGATTTACGCCCAAGCATTGGGAGTCTTTGCTGCGCAAGATACTTAGCAAGCAGGAAGCGCTGCCCAATTGGAAGACACATATTGCAG AAATACTCAACAATCTGGTAGCGGAGCTGAGCTTCGAGGAGCTGCTGCAATGCTTTCCCAGCGAGGTCATACAAAACCGTAATACAGCACAATACTTTGCCAAGGAATTTGCCGAAACATGCGTATTGTACGAGCACGAACAATTGGTGTTCCAGACACCCGAACAGCCAGCGGACAGCCGCCAGCATTTGCCCATGGACAACATTGATGAGGACAATGTGTTTGAGCTGACATTGCGTAAGGCTGTGGCCAAACAGCGCAGCATTGCGCTGCGCTCCATGATTGAGTCGACGGGCACTCAGCTGTTCGATGCCACCAGCAATCCTATGTATAATCTGTAA